One genomic window of Polyangium aurulentum includes the following:
- a CDS encoding PaaI family thioesterase: MTAAQSLQDRYAPHNRCFGCGPANDKGLRIKSIVAGDEVVADWSPEEHHEAFPGVMNGGIIGALLDCHSNWTAAHHLQGEAASPPCTVTADFHVKLRRPTPMGPVRLRARVAEAEGDRCVIEATLEAGGKVCATCRGTFVAVKEGHPAYHRW; encoded by the coding sequence ATGACGGCAGCACAGAGCCTTCAGGACCGCTACGCGCCGCACAACCGCTGCTTCGGCTGCGGGCCGGCGAACGACAAAGGGCTGCGGATCAAGAGCATCGTCGCGGGAGACGAGGTGGTGGCCGATTGGTCGCCCGAGGAGCACCACGAGGCGTTCCCCGGGGTGATGAACGGCGGCATCATCGGGGCGCTGCTCGACTGTCACTCGAACTGGACGGCGGCGCATCACCTGCAAGGGGAGGCGGCGTCGCCGCCTTGCACGGTGACCGCGGACTTCCACGTGAAGCTGCGCCGGCCGACGCCGATGGGCCCGGTGCGCCTGCGCGCGCGCGTGGCCGAGGCGGAGGGCGATCGCTGCGTGATCGAGGCGACGCTCGAGGCGGGGGGCAAGGTGTGCGCGACCTGCCGTGGCACGTTCGTGGCCGTGAAAGAGGGGCACCCGGCGTATCACCGCTGGTAG
- a CDS encoding DUF1501 domain-containing protein, with protein sequence MDRRDFLKLASTAGLGVAVGSVPFSTNARAEPYSGTFWVTINAGGGWDPTSFCDPKGAMSESDPDPMNHYLASTIGQVPGSPIRYAPDPDGNNKAFFEKHAAELMVINGIDTSTNSHDVGSRVTWSGSLLENKPSFAALVAGVAGASLPMAYVSNGGYDTTAGIVAVTRVGNVGAVRRIAYPNTIDPEYDQNQTPFFTDETEARMLAARDARHKAYMDKQNLPRIKQAMGVLYTARSGNNELKKLTEFLPGQLEQSSLRRQAQIALAAYRAGICVSANLGVGGFDTHGNNDQGQFNSLANLFDGVSYLVDEAKAAGVWKNMVIIMGSDFGRTPGYNSGNGKDHWAITSMMFMGKGIPGNKVIGKSTDRHNPMNVNPTTLEPVEGGGVRIKPGHIHRQLRRLAGIENDERVVRHGIKEKEDLPFFG encoded by the coding sequence ATGGATCGACGAGACTTTCTCAAGCTTGCATCGACGGCGGGGCTCGGCGTCGCCGTCGGCAGTGTCCCATTCTCGACCAACGCCCGGGCCGAGCCGTACTCCGGCACGTTCTGGGTCACCATCAACGCCGGTGGCGGCTGGGATCCCACGAGCTTCTGCGACCCCAAGGGCGCAATGAGCGAGAGCGATCCCGACCCGATGAACCACTACCTGGCCTCGACGATCGGCCAGGTCCCCGGCAGCCCCATCCGCTACGCGCCCGATCCCGACGGCAACAACAAGGCGTTCTTCGAGAAGCACGCCGCGGAGCTGATGGTCATCAACGGGATCGACACGTCGACGAACAGCCACGACGTCGGCTCGCGCGTGACGTGGTCGGGCTCGCTGCTCGAGAACAAGCCCTCGTTCGCCGCGCTCGTCGCGGGCGTCGCCGGCGCGTCGCTGCCGATGGCGTACGTGTCGAACGGCGGTTACGACACGACCGCGGGCATCGTGGCCGTGACGCGCGTGGGCAACGTGGGCGCGGTTCGGCGCATCGCGTACCCGAACACCATCGACCCCGAGTACGACCAGAACCAGACGCCCTTCTTCACCGACGAGACCGAGGCGCGCATGCTCGCGGCCCGTGACGCCCGCCACAAGGCGTACATGGACAAGCAGAACCTGCCGCGCATCAAGCAGGCGATGGGCGTGCTCTACACGGCGCGCTCGGGCAACAACGAGCTGAAGAAGCTGACCGAGTTCCTGCCCGGGCAGCTCGAGCAGTCGAGCCTGCGCCGCCAGGCGCAGATCGCGCTCGCGGCTTACCGCGCCGGCATCTGCGTCAGCGCCAACCTCGGCGTCGGCGGCTTCGACACGCACGGCAACAACGACCAGGGCCAGTTCAACTCGCTCGCCAACCTCTTCGACGGCGTCTCGTACCTCGTCGACGAGGCCAAGGCCGCGGGCGTCTGGAAGAACATGGTCATCATCATGGGGTCCGACTTCGGCCGCACGCCTGGCTACAACAGCGGCAACGGCAAGGACCACTGGGCCATCACCAGCATGATGTTCATGGGCAAGGGCATCCCTGGCAACAAGGTCATCGGCAAGTCGACCGACCGTCACAACCCGATGAACGTCAACCCGACCACGCTCGAGCCCGTCGAGGGTGGCGGCGTGCGCATCAAGCCCGGCCACATCCATCGCCAGCTCCGCAGGCTGGCGGGGATCGAGAACGACGAGCGCGTCGTTCGTCACGGCATCAAGGAGAAGGAAGACCTGCCGTTCTTCGGCTGA
- a CDS encoding 2-oxoglutarate dehydrogenase E1 component, which yields MQLDFGINAGLVEELYAQYLENPESVDPSWRSFFATRNGHAETRPAAYPRGANGDGPRAAALAYAPPSPFAPAAPSPAPVAQRQLTEPPPRPRTTEAPPPPSADREHEMLALAAIRARVYQLVNAYRVRGHLFAHLDPLGLPPPAAPEVDLANFELSPAELDKPFPTVDLAGLPAFATLREIIQRLEETYCRSIGVEFTHIEDPEQRTWLQRRMEASRNRLELGREEQLRILTKLSDAEIFEQFIHRSYEAGTKRFSLEGGEALIPLLDLLVERAGEQGVEEIVLGMAHRGRLNVLANIMEKSPREIFAHFEDKEPTRYVGGGDVKYHLGYSTDRTTASGQRVHVTLTFNPSHLEWVNPVVEGRARAKQDRAGANAEVRRKVMPLLIHGDAAFIGQGVVAETLNMASLEGYRTGGTIHVIVNNQVGFTTNPSESRSTRYASDIVRMLKVPVFHVNGEDPEAVAQVALLAIDWRQRFGMDVVIDMYCYRRYGHNEGDEPRYTQPRMYAVIDKKPTVRQMYVKRLLEMGQVTEQHAEEILVRRREALAAALDEVKQKGFAPVTYAMAGVWASYRGGRDVDTPDVPTGVPAEKLIELSRRVLEMPGNFKLHPKVAPILKARHERLAKGEPFDWGTGEMLAYATLLAEKTPVRISGQDVRRGTFSHRHAVVVDVETGEPYAPLSRIAEAPARFEVFNSPLSEAGVLGFEFGYALDYPDALVIWEAQFGDFLNGAQVIVDQFLTSSEDKWHRLCSLVLFLPHGYEGQGPEHSSARIERFLQNSAEDNIQVCNLTTPAQLFHALRRQVNRPWRKPLVIATPKSLLRVATTAKGPRPVSTIDDLANGRFHRVIGDDTVDPSDVKKILLCSGKVYYDLAQTREQRGLKDVAIVRLEQLYPLNKELPEALAAYKDGTKLVWVQEEPINYGAWYFINANLPQVIGGRFPLSVVGRNASASPATGSKASHLFEQKRLIDEAFA from the coding sequence ATGCAGCTTGATTTCGGCATCAACGCGGGGCTCGTCGAGGAGCTCTACGCGCAGTACCTGGAGAACCCCGAGTCCGTCGACCCGAGCTGGCGATCGTTCTTCGCCACGCGAAACGGCCACGCCGAGACCCGCCCCGCGGCCTACCCGCGCGGCGCGAACGGCGACGGTCCGCGGGCAGCCGCGCTCGCTTACGCGCCCCCGAGCCCCTTCGCTCCTGCGGCGCCCTCGCCCGCGCCGGTCGCGCAGCGCCAGCTCACCGAGCCGCCGCCGCGACCGCGCACAACCGAGGCGCCGCCGCCCCCGTCCGCGGACCGCGAGCACGAGATGCTCGCGCTGGCGGCCATCCGGGCGCGCGTCTACCAGCTCGTCAACGCCTACCGCGTGCGCGGCCACCTCTTCGCGCACCTCGACCCGCTCGGCTTGCCGCCGCCCGCGGCGCCCGAGGTCGATCTCGCGAACTTCGAGCTGAGCCCGGCCGAGCTCGACAAGCCCTTCCCCACGGTCGACCTCGCGGGTTTGCCGGCCTTCGCGACCCTGCGCGAGATCATCCAGCGCCTCGAAGAGACGTACTGCCGCTCGATCGGCGTCGAGTTCACGCACATCGAGGACCCCGAGCAGCGCACGTGGCTGCAGCGGCGCATGGAGGCGTCGCGCAACCGGCTCGAGCTCGGGCGCGAAGAGCAGCTTCGGATCCTCACCAAGCTGAGCGACGCCGAGATCTTCGAGCAGTTCATCCACCGGAGCTACGAGGCCGGCACCAAGCGCTTCTCCCTCGAGGGCGGCGAGGCCTTGATCCCGCTGCTCGATCTGCTCGTCGAGCGTGCGGGTGAGCAGGGCGTCGAGGAGATCGTCCTCGGCATGGCGCATCGCGGGCGCCTCAACGTGCTCGCGAACATCATGGAGAAGAGCCCGCGCGAGATCTTCGCCCACTTCGAGGACAAGGAGCCCACGCGCTACGTGGGCGGCGGCGACGTGAAGTACCACCTCGGCTACTCCACCGACCGCACCACGGCGAGCGGCCAGCGCGTCCACGTGACGCTCACCTTCAACCCGAGCCACCTCGAGTGGGTGAACCCGGTCGTCGAGGGCCGCGCGCGCGCCAAGCAAGACCGCGCGGGCGCGAACGCCGAGGTGCGCCGCAAGGTGATGCCGCTGCTCATCCACGGCGACGCGGCCTTCATCGGCCAGGGCGTCGTGGCCGAGACGCTGAACATGGCGTCGCTCGAGGGCTACCGGACCGGCGGCACGATCCACGTGATCGTCAACAACCAGGTCGGCTTCACGACGAACCCGAGCGAGTCGCGCTCGACGCGCTACGCGTCCGACATCGTGCGGATGCTCAAGGTCCCGGTCTTCCACGTCAACGGCGAGGACCCGGAGGCCGTGGCGCAGGTCGCGCTGCTCGCGATCGACTGGCGCCAGCGCTTCGGCATGGATGTCGTCATCGACATGTACTGCTACCGCCGCTACGGCCACAACGAGGGCGACGAGCCCCGTTACACGCAGCCGCGGATGTACGCCGTCATCGACAAGAAGCCGACCGTGCGGCAGATGTACGTCAAGCGCCTGCTCGAGATGGGCCAGGTGACCGAGCAGCACGCCGAGGAGATCCTCGTGCGCCGCCGCGAGGCCCTCGCCGCCGCGCTCGACGAGGTGAAGCAGAAGGGCTTCGCGCCCGTGACGTACGCGATGGCCGGCGTCTGGGCGAGCTACCGCGGCGGACGCGACGTGGATACGCCGGACGTGCCGACGGGCGTGCCGGCCGAGAAGCTCATCGAGCTGAGCCGCCGCGTGCTCGAGATGCCGGGCAACTTCAAGCTCCACCCGAAGGTCGCGCCCATCTTGAAGGCGCGCCACGAGCGCCTCGCCAAGGGCGAGCCCTTCGACTGGGGCACCGGCGAGATGCTCGCCTACGCCACGCTCCTCGCCGAGAAGACGCCCGTGCGCATCTCGGGTCAGGACGTGCGCCGCGGGACGTTCAGCCACCGCCACGCGGTCGTGGTCGACGTCGAGACGGGCGAGCCGTACGCGCCCTTGTCGCGCATCGCCGAGGCGCCCGCGCGCTTCGAGGTCTTCAACAGCCCGCTCAGCGAGGCGGGCGTGCTCGGCTTCGAGTTCGGCTACGCGCTCGACTACCCCGACGCGCTCGTCATCTGGGAGGCGCAGTTCGGCGACTTCCTGAACGGCGCGCAGGTGATCGTCGACCAGTTCCTCACGTCGAGCGAGGACAAGTGGCACAGGCTCTGCAGCCTCGTCCTGTTCCTTCCGCACGGCTACGAGGGCCAGGGCCCCGAGCACTCGAGCGCGCGCATCGAGCGCTTCCTGCAGAACAGCGCCGAGGACAACATCCAGGTCTGCAACCTGACCACGCCGGCGCAGCTCTTCCACGCGCTGCGGCGGCAGGTGAACAGGCCGTGGCGCAAGCCGCTGGTCATCGCCACGCCGAAGAGCCTGTTGCGCGTCGCCACGACCGCCAAGGGCCCGCGGCCGGTGTCGACCATCGACGACCTCGCCAACGGCCGCTTCCACCGCGTGATCGGCGACGACACGGTGGACCCGTCGGACGTGAAGAAGATCCTGCTCTGCTCGGGCAAGGTCTACTACGACCTCGCCCAGACCCGCGAGCAGCGCGGCCTGAAGGACGTGGCCATCGTCCGGCTCGAGCAGCTCTACCCGCTCAACAAGGAGCTGCCCGAGGCGCTCGCGGCCTACAAGGACGGGACCAAGCTCGTGTGGGTGCAGGAGGAGCCGATCAACTACGGCGCCTGGTACTTCATCAACGCGAACCTGCCCCAGGTCATCGGCGGCCGCTTCCCGCTCTCCGTCGTCGGCCGCAACGCGAGCGCCAGCCCCGCCACGGGCTCGAAGGCGAGCCACCTCTTCGAGCAGAAGCGCCTGATCGACGAAGCGTTCGCCTGA
- a CDS encoding peptide MFS transporter: protein MSTNAPTAASQKGHPPGLFLLFTTEMWERMSYYGMRALLSLYLADKTRGGFGWNDEQTLALYGWYTGLVYLTPVAGGYLADRWIGQRRSVLIGGALMMIGQFLLAMPGLAFLYAGLGMLIIGNGFFKPNISTMVGGLYRQGDPRRDSAFTIFYMGINVGAMLSSFVCGTIGERVSWGAGFASAGVGMALGLVTFFTLANRLLGDVGKAPSESVSASAGSSGSIVNDDDSRPLTTEEIQRIAVIVILSAFVIIFWAGFEQAGGLMNLYTERKIDRVVFGWEVPTTWFQAVNAIFIVGLGLPFAAMWTALGRRGKDPSSPTKMGLGLLLLGAGFVLMLGAVNQAAAQGKAHMFWIIGAYLLHTMGELCLSPIGLSMVTKLAPKRYASLLMGIWFLSNAAANKLAGTIGGQASKLGEYTIFGGIAATTAAAGLVLLAISPVLKRMMHGADSVTSEPVAQEAGGDAVAMRAAEKPTTV from the coding sequence ATGAGCACCAACGCCCCCACCGCAGCGTCTCAGAAGGGCCATCCGCCCGGCCTCTTCCTGCTGTTCACCACGGAGATGTGGGAGCGCATGTCGTACTACGGCATGCGCGCGCTCTTGTCGCTCTACCTGGCAGACAAGACGCGCGGAGGCTTCGGCTGGAACGACGAGCAGACGCTCGCGCTCTACGGCTGGTACACGGGCCTCGTTTACCTCACGCCCGTCGCCGGCGGCTACCTCGCCGACCGCTGGATCGGTCAGCGCAGGAGTGTGCTCATCGGCGGCGCGCTGATGATGATCGGCCAGTTCCTCCTCGCCATGCCCGGCCTCGCGTTCCTCTACGCAGGGCTCGGCATGCTCATCATCGGCAACGGGTTCTTCAAGCCGAACATCTCGACGATGGTCGGCGGCCTCTACAGGCAGGGAGACCCGCGGCGCGACTCGGCGTTCACCATCTTCTACATGGGCATCAACGTCGGCGCGATGCTCTCGTCCTTCGTCTGCGGGACGATCGGTGAACGGGTGAGCTGGGGCGCGGGCTTCGCCTCGGCAGGCGTCGGCATGGCGCTCGGGCTCGTGACGTTCTTCACGCTCGCGAACAGGCTGCTCGGCGACGTCGGCAAGGCGCCCTCGGAGTCCGTGAGCGCGAGCGCGGGATCCTCCGGCTCGATCGTGAACGACGATGACAGCCGGCCACTCACGACGGAGGAGATCCAGCGCATCGCCGTGATCGTGATCCTCTCGGCCTTCGTGATCATCTTCTGGGCGGGCTTCGAGCAGGCTGGCGGCCTGATGAACCTCTACACCGAGCGCAAGATCGACCGCGTGGTGTTCGGCTGGGAGGTCCCCACGACGTGGTTCCAGGCCGTCAACGCGATCTTCATCGTGGGCCTCGGCTTGCCGTTCGCGGCGATGTGGACCGCGCTCGGCAGGCGCGGCAAGGACCCGTCGTCGCCGACCAAGATGGGCCTCGGCCTGCTGCTCCTCGGAGCCGGCTTCGTGCTGATGCTCGGGGCCGTGAATCAGGCCGCCGCGCAGGGCAAGGCCCACATGTTCTGGATCATCGGCGCGTACCTGCTGCACACGATGGGCGAGCTTTGCCTGTCGCCGATCGGGCTGTCGATGGTGACCAAGCTGGCCCCCAAGCGCTACGCGTCGCTCCTGATGGGCATCTGGTTCCTGTCGAACGCGGCCGCCAACAAGCTCGCGGGCACCATCGGCGGGCAGGCGAGCAAGCTCGGCGAATACACGATCTTCGGCGGCATCGCGGCGACCACGGCGGCGGCAGGGCTCGTGCTGCTCGCGATCTCGCCCGTGCTCAAGCGCATGATGCACGGCGCCGACTCGGTCACGAGCGAGCCCGTGGCGCAGGAAGCCGGCGGCGACGCCGTCGCGATGCGCGCGGCCGAGAAGCCGACGACCGTCTAG
- a CDS encoding S-adenosylmethionine decarboxylase family protein, producing MRLFVLLAIFEGCPRAWLDNRKALSTALDAAVAAGPFTGLGSLVVPFAPQGVTACAVVGESHIALHTWPEQGRMFVDIASCSTRESVRRALDAIAAALPEGRLSVLDEREIDPGGARPAPPLAGDR from the coding sequence ATGAGGCTGTTCGTGCTGCTCGCCATCTTCGAGGGGTGCCCGCGCGCCTGGCTCGACAACCGAAAGGCCCTGTCGACCGCGCTCGACGCCGCCGTGGCCGCGGGCCCGTTCACGGGGCTCGGCTCGCTCGTCGTGCCCTTCGCGCCGCAGGGCGTGACCGCGTGCGCCGTCGTGGGCGAGAGCCACATCGCGCTGCACACCTGGCCCGAGCAGGGCCGGATGTTCGTCGACATCGCCTCGTGCAGCACGCGCGAGAGCGTGCGCCGCGCGCTCGACGCGATCGCGGCCGCGCTGCCCGAGGGGCGCCTTTCGGTGCTGGATGAGCGGGAGATCGATCCGGGTGGCGCGAGGCCCGCGCCACCCCTCGCGGGCGATCGCTAG
- a CDS encoding glucose 1-dehydrogenase, which produces MTSWINVEGKVAIVTGGSRGIGEAIARAIGQSGGKVAIASRKKEGLDGALERLRSAGVEAEAFTCHTGKLDDVRALVASVVERFGKVDVLVNNAATNPHFGPMMTADDAAFDKTIEVNLKGYFYAARAVAQHLVDRGAPGSIINVTSVAGLCAAPLQGIYGMTKAAVVSMTQTLAVELASSRIRVNAIAPGLVDTRFAAAIVHNKDLAERVIGRTPLGRYGAPDEIAGAALYLASDAASFVTGQTLVVDGGMTIA; this is translated from the coding sequence ATGACGAGCTGGATCAACGTCGAGGGCAAGGTCGCGATCGTGACCGGCGGCAGCCGCGGGATCGGCGAGGCGATCGCGAGAGCGATCGGCCAGAGCGGTGGCAAGGTGGCCATCGCGTCGCGCAAGAAGGAGGGGCTCGATGGCGCGCTCGAACGGCTGCGCTCGGCCGGCGTGGAGGCCGAGGCCTTCACGTGTCACACGGGCAAGCTCGACGACGTGCGGGCGCTCGTGGCGTCCGTGGTCGAGCGGTTCGGGAAGGTCGACGTGCTCGTGAACAACGCGGCGACCAACCCGCACTTCGGTCCGATGATGACGGCGGACGACGCCGCGTTCGACAAGACGATCGAGGTCAACCTGAAGGGCTACTTCTACGCGGCGCGGGCGGTGGCGCAGCACCTCGTGGATCGCGGGGCGCCGGGGTCGATCATCAACGTGACGAGCGTCGCGGGCCTCTGTGCGGCGCCGCTGCAGGGCATCTACGGGATGACCAAGGCGGCGGTCGTGTCGATGACGCAGACGCTCGCCGTCGAGCTCGCGTCGAGCCGCATCCGCGTGAACGCCATCGCGCCGGGCCTCGTGGACACGCGCTTCGCCGCGGCGATCGTGCACAACAAGGATCTCGCCGAGCGCGTCATCGGTCGCACCCCGCTCGGCCGTTACGGCGCGCCCGACGAGATCGCCGGCGCGGCGCTCTATTTGGCCTCGGATGCCGCCTCGTTCGTCACGGGCCAGACGCTCGTGGTCGATGGCGGTATGACCATCGCATGA
- a CDS encoding S41 family peptidase, whose amino-acid sequence MSFGPRARRIALAAAMTLAGCGAPRQNAPSAPHAPSLRVDPAAIDREPSAVGPADALADLELALTVFAEAYAAPEGRSPVPPPARVDEARRQIEGRASWSPRELATLLRDLLRTDDGHLAFGHGGAAPLRLEALPSPERPRRSGPAVELTSGKVPVLAIRTFESAEGAALRELPRIAERLRSSRAFVIDLRGNHGGNYAFAERFLLSLTSAPIRALDAREVLSATAAEGRASSIRARLLRGDVPLAARGDFLAQIELLEALASDLRARPERGRREIVRRGKVLRGRAPGPLAGRGVLLVDRGCASACEMLVALARQVPGLIVAGERTRGGMAVGEVALFRLPRSGLTLTLGTRAFHDPLGDFDETRGFSPDLPLDGPDVLAEAQRAALSAPPDTWAAARARAPRLAGRNTEEFRAETTKAGSSRHIVR is encoded by the coding sequence ATGTCTTTCGGCCCCCGCGCCCGCCGCATCGCCCTCGCCGCCGCGATGACGCTCGCAGGCTGCGGCGCTCCTCGACAGAACGCCCCCAGCGCGCCGCACGCCCCGAGCTTGCGCGTCGATCCGGCCGCGATCGATCGCGAGCCGAGCGCCGTGGGCCCCGCCGATGCGCTCGCCGATCTGGAGCTCGCGCTCACGGTGTTCGCCGAGGCGTATGCGGCCCCCGAGGGGCGCTCGCCCGTCCCGCCCCCCGCGCGCGTGGACGAAGCGCGCAGGCAGATCGAAGGCCGCGCGTCGTGGTCGCCCCGCGAGCTCGCCACCCTCTTGCGCGACCTGCTCCGCACCGACGACGGTCACCTCGCGTTCGGTCACGGAGGCGCAGCGCCGCTTCGCCTCGAGGCGCTGCCCTCGCCCGAGCGCCCGCGCAGGAGCGGCCCCGCCGTCGAGCTCACCTCGGGGAAGGTCCCCGTGCTCGCCATCCGCACGTTCGAGAGCGCCGAAGGGGCCGCCTTGCGCGAGCTGCCGCGCATCGCCGAGCGGCTGCGATCATCGCGCGCGTTCGTCATCGATCTGCGCGGCAACCACGGCGGCAACTACGCCTTCGCCGAGCGGTTTCTTCTGTCTCTCACGAGCGCGCCCATCCGCGCGCTCGACGCGCGCGAGGTCCTCTCCGCGACGGCGGCCGAGGGGCGCGCGAGCTCGATCCGCGCGAGGCTCCTGCGCGGCGACGTGCCGCTCGCGGCGCGCGGCGACTTTCTCGCCCAGATCGAGCTGCTCGAGGCTCTCGCGTCCGATCTGCGCGCGCGTCCCGAGCGCGGGCGCCGCGAGATCGTTCGGCGCGGCAAGGTGCTCCGAGGTCGCGCGCCGGGGCCGCTCGCGGGGCGCGGCGTGCTCCTCGTCGATCGCGGCTGCGCGTCGGCGTGCGAGATGCTGGTCGCCCTGGCGCGACAGGTCCCGGGCCTGATCGTCGCGGGCGAACGAACGCGCGGCGGGATGGCCGTGGGCGAGGTCGCTCTCTTCCGCTTGCCGCGCTCGGGCCTGACGCTGACGCTCGGGACGCGCGCGTTTCACGATCCGCTCGGCGACTTCGACGAGACGCGAGGCTTCTCCCCCGATCTGCCGCTCGACGGGCCCGACGTGCTGGCCGAGGCGCAGCGCGCGGCCCTGTCCGCGCCGCCGGATACGTGGGCCGCGGCACGCGCCCGCGCGCCTCGCCTCGCGGGCAGGAACACCGAGGAGTTCCGGGCCGAAACGACGAAAGCAGGATCATCCCGGCACATCGTGCGTTGA
- a CDS encoding glucose-6-phosphate isomerase — protein MSELFERFRAHLYHDERTGLWLDTSRIRFADGFWEAMEPRLSAAYEAMAALEAGAIANPDENRRVGHYWLRAPELAPEPALRDVITTTLEALLSFTDAVHAARIRPERASRFRDVLVVGIGGSALGPELVAAALTTPADRMRVWFFDNTDPDGFDRTLDAIGDALPATLTVVISKSGGTKETRNGMLEIDAAYRRLGLDLAKHAVAVTGEGSELDRYAASRGFLARFPMWDWVGGRTSELSAVGLLPAALQGLDVRAMLRGARWMDEATRSKETRKNPAALLAAAWYSATGGQGKKDMVLLPYKDRLELFSRYAQQLVMESLGKRLDRKGREVHQGISVYGNKGSTDQHAYVQQLRDGVNNFFVTFIEVLLDRAPERPSLEVEPGVTSGDYLSGFLQGTRRALWESGRESITITLEKLDAEALGALIALYERAVGFYAELLDINAYHQPGVEAGKKAAQAVITLEEKVVRALGDKAGTALSIEEAARAAGTDDLETVFFILRHLSANPGRGIQRVRDENAVLGWRFVAGK, from the coding sequence ATGAGCGAGCTCTTCGAGCGATTTCGCGCGCACCTTTACCACGACGAGCGCACAGGCCTGTGGCTCGACACGAGCCGGATCCGGTTCGCGGACGGCTTCTGGGAGGCCATGGAGCCGCGTCTTTCGGCCGCGTACGAAGCCATGGCCGCGCTCGAGGCGGGCGCCATCGCCAACCCCGACGAGAACCGGCGCGTCGGCCACTACTGGCTGCGCGCGCCCGAGCTCGCGCCCGAGCCCGCGCTGCGCGACGTCATCACGACGACGCTCGAGGCGCTTCTGTCGTTCACGGACGCCGTCCACGCCGCGCGCATCCGGCCCGAGCGCGCGAGCCGCTTCCGCGATGTGCTCGTCGTCGGCATCGGCGGCTCTGCGCTCGGCCCCGAGCTCGTCGCCGCGGCGCTCACGACGCCGGCCGATCGCATGCGCGTCTGGTTCTTCGACAACACCGACCCCGACGGCTTCGATCGCACGCTCGACGCGATCGGCGACGCCTTGCCCGCGACGCTCACGGTGGTCATCTCGAAGTCGGGCGGCACCAAGGAGACGCGCAACGGCATGCTCGAGATCGACGCCGCCTACCGGAGGCTCGGGCTCGATCTGGCGAAGCACGCGGTCGCGGTGACGGGGGAGGGGAGCGAGCTCGATCGATACGCCGCCTCGCGCGGGTTTCTGGCGCGCTTTCCGATGTGGGACTGGGTCGGCGGACGCACGAGTGAGCTGAGCGCGGTCGGCCTCTTGCCCGCGGCGCTGCAGGGGCTCGACGTGCGTGCGATGCTGCGCGGGGCGCGGTGGATGGACGAGGCGACGCGCTCGAAGGAGACGCGGAAAAACCCGGCTGCGCTGCTCGCGGCGGCCTGGTACTCGGCGACGGGCGGGCAGGGCAAGAAGGACATGGTGCTCCTTCCGTACAAGGATCGGCTCGAGCTGTTCAGCCGCTACGCGCAGCAGCTCGTGATGGAGTCGCTCGGCAAGCGGCTCGATCGCAAGGGCCGCGAGGTGCACCAGGGCATCAGCGTGTACGGCAACAAGGGCTCGACGGATCAGCACGCGTACGTGCAGCAGCTGCGCGACGGGGTGAACAACTTCTTCGTCACGTTCATCGAGGTCCTCCTGGACCGCGCGCCCGAGCGGCCGAGCCTGGAGGTCGAGCCGGGCGTGACGTCGGGCGATTACCTCTCGGGCTTCTTGCAGGGGACGCGGCGCGCGTTGTGGGAGAGCGGGCGCGAGTCGATCACGATCACGCTGGAGAAGCTCGACGCCGAGGCGCTCGGGGCGCTGATCGCGCTCTACGAGCGGGCCGTCGGGTTTTATGCGGAGCTGCTCGACATCAACGCCTACCACCAGCCGGGCGTGGAGGCGGGCAAGAAGGCAGCGCAGGCGGTGATCACGCTCGAGGAGAAGGTGGTGCGCGCGCTCGGTGACAAGGCGGGCACGGCGCTGTCGATCGAAGAGGCGGCGCGCGCGGCGGGCACCGACGATCTGGAGACCGTGTTCTTCATCCTGAGGCACCTCTCGGCGAACCCGGGGCGGGGGATCCAGCGGGTGCGGGACGAGAATGCGGTGCTCGGGTGGAGGTTCGTCGCGGGGAAGTGA